Genomic window (Mesorhizobium sp. M4B.F.Ca.ET.058.02.1.1):
GCATTCGGCCGCGTCGTTCTCGAAGCATTCGGCCATGGCGAAGCTCTCTTCGGTCACCCGCACGACGTCGAACAGGCTGATCTGCTCGGCCGGACGGCCAAGCCTGACGCCGCCATTCCTGCCACGAACCGTCTCGACCAGACCGTGCTCGACCAGCGGCTGCAGAATCTTGAACAGGAACAGCTCCGACACCGAATAGGCCGCGGCAATCTCGGGGATGCGGCTCAGCCGTTCGGTATTGGCGGCGCAATACATCAGGATGCGCATGGCATAATTGGTCTGGCGCGTCAGCCGCATTTCGTCCTCATGAACCAGTAGCTTGGACCCAATATGGCCTATACCTTGGAACAATTCCAGACTGGCGGCGCACGATAGATGAATAAACGCGTCAACTTTATGTGCATGGTGGCGCAAATTGTGAGCCGGACAGGGTATGGCGGGCATTTGGCCGGCGACGACCCTAGATAAGATCGCAACATCGATCAGGAGCGGCTCAGCATGTCACAAGCGGCCCCGGCCATGAACCATGTCCGATTCGACACCGACGCCGATGCCAAGCTTGCGGCGCTGCGGCGCACCAAGCTGGTGGCCGCCACGGCGCTGGCGCTTTGCGTTCTGGTCTTCGGGCTCGCCAAGTCGCTCGAGGGCACCTATCCGTGGCTCGGCTTCGTCGCTGCCTTCGCCGAGGCGGCAACCATCGGCGGCCTCGCCGACTGGTATGCGGTGGTGGCGCTGTTCAGGCGGCCGCTCGGCCTGCCGATCCCGCACACGGCCATCATCCCGGAGAACCAGGAGCGCATCGCCGACAATCTTGGCCGCTTCATCGAGGTCAATTTCCTGGCGCCGGAGCCGGTGCGCGAGAAGCTGGCCGAGGTCGACTTTTCCGCTTTGGTCGCCGACTGGCTGGCCGATGCCGAGCGCGCCGCCGGCCTGTCGCGCTTTGTCGCCCGCCTGGTGCCGCAGACGCTTGCCGCTGTCGAACAGTCCGGCCTGCGCGGCTTTGTCACCAGCCGCATGCTGGATGAGGTCGAGAAGGTGCCGCTGGCGCCGCTTGCCGCCGAGCTCCTGTCGACGCTCACCGACGATCGCCGTCACCAGAAACTGTTCGACGAATTCACCAGGGTGATCGGCCGCTTCCTCAACGACGAGGAGGCGCTCTCCGCCATGCGCGAGAAGATCCGCGAGGAATTGCCGTCGCTGTTCAACCTGTTTCGCGCCGATGCCTATCTGCTCAAGAAGATCGTAGCCTCAGCCGGCACGCTGCTCGAGGAGGTGAGGACCGATCCCGACCACCCGATGCGGGCCGAGTTCGACCGGTTTGCGAAGACTTTCATCGAGCGGCTGAGGACGTCGAAGCAATATGCCAGGCGGGCCGAGCAGCTGAAGCGCGATTTCCTGGCGCGGCCGGAAATGAAGGCGCTGGCCGGCGACATGTGGGAAAGCCTGCGGCAGTTCATAGAGCAGGACGCCAGGGCCGAGAATTCCCTGATCCGCGCCCACCTCGCCAACATGTTCGTCGAGGTCGGCCGCCATCTGGCCAGCGACGCGCGGATCAGGGCCGACATGAACCAGGGGTTCGTGGTGGCGCTGTCGTCCTTCGTAGAGAGCCAGAAGAGCGGCGTGTCGAAATTCATCGCCGACCAGGTCAAACGCTGGGATCTTGGCCAACTCACCCGGCTAATCGAGATGAACATCGGCAAGGACCTGCAATATATCCGCTTCAACGGCATGGTCATCGGCGGCCTTGCCGGCATCGTGCTTTACACGGCCGAGCGGTTGTTCCTCGTCAATTGACGCAAGCGTGGCGTGCTCTATTCTTCTGTCAGGGAAGGCCTTCGCGGCAGATTGGGGAGCAGAAGCCATGGCGAAACAACCGGACTCCGACTCGTTCCTGGACATGTTCAGCAGATTCGGCCGCGACCTGAAGATGCCGAATGTCGATGTCGAAGCCATAATCAGCCACCACCGCAAGAATCTCGAAGCGCTCGAAAAGTCCGCCAGGGCAGGCGCGGCCGGAGCGTCCTCGTTGCTTGCGCGGCAACGCGAGATGGTGCAGGAGGCGCTGCGCGAGATCACCGATCTGGCACAAAATTACCGGGCACCCGGCAATCCGCAGGAATTGATGACGAGGCAGGCGGAGTTCGCCCGCAAATCCTTCGAGACG
Coding sequences:
- a CDS encoding DUF445 domain-containing protein; its protein translation is MSQAAPAMNHVRFDTDADAKLAALRRTKLVAATALALCVLVFGLAKSLEGTYPWLGFVAAFAEAATIGGLADWYAVVALFRRPLGLPIPHTAIIPENQERIADNLGRFIEVNFLAPEPVREKLAEVDFSALVADWLADAERAAGLSRFVARLVPQTLAAVEQSGLRGFVTSRMLDEVEKVPLAPLAAELLSTLTDDRRHQKLFDEFTRVIGRFLNDEEALSAMREKIREELPSLFNLFRADAYLLKKIVASAGTLLEEVRTDPDHPMRAEFDRFAKTFIERLRTSKQYARRAEQLKRDFLARPEMKALAGDMWESLRQFIEQDARAENSLIRAHLANMFVEVGRHLASDARIRADMNQGFVVALSSFVESQKSGVSKFIADQVKRWDLGQLTRLIEMNIGKDLQYIRFNGMVIGGLAGIVLYTAERLFLVN
- a CDS encoding phasin family protein encodes the protein MAKQPDSDSFLDMFSRFGRDLKMPNVDVEAIISHHRKNLEALEKSARAGAAGASSLLARQREMVQEALREITDLAQNYRAPGNPQELMTRQAEFARKSFETALKNAGEVAEMARKSGTESIEILRERIKDAMAEIRSGYEKK
- the rirA gene encoding iron-responsive transcriptional regulator RirA → MRLTRQTNYAMRILMYCAANTERLSRIPEIAAAYSVSELFLFKILQPLVEHGLVETVRGRNGGVRLGRPAEQISLFDVVRVTEESFAMAECFENDAAECPLVDSCVLNSALREALNAFFAVLSRYTIADLVAARPNVRHLLGIDMLEQRAPAA